The Verrucomicrobium spinosum DSM 4136 = JCM 18804 genome includes a region encoding these proteins:
- a CDS encoding Gfo/Idh/MocA family protein, translating into MPLPLHHLRAGIIGTGFIAPVHIEALKRLGVQITAISGSTKGTRALADQWGVPEVYGDYDYQSLIHSPNVDVVHITSPNRVHVEQSLAALAAGKHVVCEKPLGMTTEETAKVVAAAAASDRVFAVNYLCRFYPAILQMRAMVQRGELGRIIHVQGHFFQDWLLKETDYNWRVLSSEGGKLRAVGDIGTHWIDAVSFILGARAESVFATLETFHKTRYRPTGEVQTFTSQVDPANMVPYEVDTEDFGSVLLKFGDADHGHVSGTHANCAISQVAAGWKCSLYMGIYGTKGSVQWEFQQPNEIQAGYRDQPNQVLTRNTAGFDKDVANFTDNPGGHAEGFPDGHKMHYRAVYEHIASGKTTPVLYATADDGHHEVKLCEAILQSSEKQTWVGV; encoded by the coding sequence ATGCCCCTTCCTCTGCATCACCTCCGCGCTGGCATCATTGGCACCGGTTTCATCGCCCCCGTCCATATCGAGGCCCTGAAACGCCTGGGCGTCCAGATCACCGCGATCAGCGGCTCCACCAAGGGCACCCGGGCTCTGGCGGATCAATGGGGTGTCCCCGAGGTGTACGGTGACTACGACTACCAGAGCCTGATCCACTCCCCCAATGTGGACGTCGTGCACATCACCTCTCCCAACCGCGTGCATGTGGAGCAGTCGCTGGCAGCTCTCGCCGCGGGCAAGCATGTGGTGTGTGAGAAACCCCTCGGCATGACCACGGAGGAGACCGCCAAAGTGGTGGCCGCCGCAGCCGCCAGCGATCGCGTCTTTGCCGTGAACTATCTCTGCCGCTTCTACCCGGCCATCCTCCAGATGCGCGCCATGGTGCAGCGCGGTGAGCTCGGCCGCATTATCCACGTGCAGGGGCATTTCTTTCAGGACTGGCTGCTCAAGGAGACGGACTACAACTGGCGTGTGCTCTCCAGCGAGGGCGGCAAACTGCGGGCCGTGGGCGACATCGGCACGCACTGGATCGACGCCGTTTCCTTTATCCTCGGGGCCCGGGCGGAGTCCGTCTTTGCCACACTGGAAACCTTTCACAAAACGCGCTACCGGCCCACCGGCGAGGTGCAGACCTTCACCTCCCAGGTCGATCCCGCCAATATGGTCCCGTATGAAGTGGATACCGAGGACTTCGGCAGCGTGCTGCTGAAGTTCGGCGACGCTGATCATGGTCATGTGTCCGGCACGCATGCGAACTGCGCCATCTCCCAGGTGGCCGCGGGCTGGAAGTGCAGCCTCTACATGGGCATCTACGGCACCAAAGGCAGCGTGCAGTGGGAGTTCCAGCAGCCCAACGAAATCCAGGCCGGGTATCGCGACCAACCCAATCAGGTTCTCACCCGTAACACCGCCGGATTCGACAAAGATGTGGCGAACTTCACCGACAACCCTGGCGGCCATGCCGAGGGCTTCCCGGATGGGCACAAAATGCACTACCGCGCCGTGTACGAGCACATTGCCAGTGGCAAGACCACTCCGGTGCTCTACGCCACCGCCGATGACGGCCACCATGAGGTGAAGCTCTGCGAGGCCATCCTGCAGAGCAGTGAGAAGCAGACATGGGTGGGGGTGTAA
- a CDS encoding xanthan lyase yields MPRPRPSSHPATLRRWPLTLRAGSPFLLLLGLSHADPPPPTLKPHPKAVANIHAPGEVDRPELVPFIVSDPSKLPGIVVDETAAELVGDWQYSTHTPPFIGLGYLHDMKAGKGTKSVTFTPDLPKAGRYEVRVAHCYNVRRATNTPVTIHHAGGDTLVRINQQEEPAHDRLFRSLGVFEFTAGKSGFVRISTEGTDPTKVVVADAVQFLPVPETPPRP; encoded by the coding sequence GTGCCCCGCCCGAGACCTTCATCTCATCCCGCCACCCTGCGGCGCTGGCCCCTCACCCTCAGGGCGGGATCCCCGTTCCTGCTCCTGCTGGGCCTGAGCCATGCCGACCCGCCACCTCCCACCTTGAAACCCCACCCCAAGGCCGTGGCAAACATCCATGCTCCGGGCGAGGTGGATCGACCAGAGCTGGTGCCATTCATCGTGTCTGATCCCTCCAAACTCCCGGGCATCGTGGTGGATGAGACCGCCGCCGAACTGGTGGGCGACTGGCAGTACTCCACCCATACCCCACCCTTCATCGGCCTGGGCTACCTCCACGACATGAAGGCGGGCAAAGGCACCAAGTCCGTCACCTTCACCCCGGATCTGCCCAAGGCGGGTCGGTATGAGGTGCGAGTCGCCCATTGTTACAACGTCCGCCGTGCGACCAACACCCCGGTGACCATCCACCATGCCGGGGGTGACACCCTCGTTCGGATCAATCAGCAGGAAGAGCCAGCCCATGACCGGCTCTTTCGCAGTCTGGGCGTCTTTGAATTCACCGCAGGGAAGTCCGGCTTCGTACGGATCAGCACCGAGGGCACCGATCCCACCAAGGTGGTGGTGGCAGATGCCGTCCAGTTTCTTCCCGTCCCAGAGACCCCGCCCCGGCCATAA
- a CDS encoding MFS transporter yields the protein MFGKGAPGTKRLCALYALNAAALGLWSVNFPSVLKAHGLESLVPYTFACNASAALLSPLAVGALADQRMAPERVLRLLGLGTIFFLGLLFFGIQHGWAPGSVLALAQIHALWSVPTFGLTTSLVMSRLSKPKEQFGPVRIWATLGWMGACLMVSWVLHADTSVISGYAACVVWAITVGMTFALPYKERLHLPKPRRTVKEILGLDALPLLRHPDHIVVFVSAGLLNMALAAFYPFTVLHLADHGIQQVTAAMSLGQVTEIIAMLALSSIITRIRLKWIFLAGIAFGVLRYALFALDNVPALLLGIFLHGFCFTLFFVTAQIYLEQRIPCKMRARAQALLTLMMGGFGNLFGYLGTGWWRRYCQSTSPDGAITSTAWSTFWIGMTLVTLGVFVFFALAYQGRKRGAGGEGHGEEV from the coding sequence ATGTTCGGAAAAGGTGCTCCAGGAACAAAGCGCTTGTGTGCCCTCTATGCACTCAACGCGGCCGCCTTGGGGCTCTGGAGTGTGAACTTTCCCAGTGTGCTCAAGGCCCACGGACTGGAGAGCTTGGTGCCCTACACCTTTGCCTGCAACGCCTCTGCCGCGCTGCTGTCACCCTTGGCGGTGGGGGCGTTGGCGGACCAGCGGATGGCCCCGGAGCGGGTGCTGCGTCTGCTCGGCCTGGGTACCATCTTCTTTCTCGGGCTGCTGTTCTTCGGCATTCAGCATGGCTGGGCTCCTGGCTCGGTATTGGCTCTCGCGCAGATCCACGCCCTGTGGTCGGTGCCCACGTTTGGGCTCACCACCAGCCTGGTGATGTCGCGATTGAGCAAGCCCAAGGAGCAGTTCGGTCCCGTGCGGATCTGGGCCACGCTGGGCTGGATGGGGGCCTGTCTCATGGTGAGCTGGGTCTTGCACGCGGACACGTCCGTCATCTCCGGTTACGCCGCCTGTGTCGTCTGGGCCATCACGGTGGGCATGACCTTCGCCCTCCCGTACAAGGAGCGTCTCCATCTGCCCAAGCCCCGCCGCACGGTGAAAGAGATTCTGGGGCTGGATGCGTTGCCCTTGTTGCGTCATCCGGACCACATTGTGGTGTTTGTCAGCGCGGGTCTGCTGAACATGGCGCTCGCCGCCTTCTATCCCTTTACCGTGCTGCATCTGGCCGACCATGGCATTCAACAGGTGACCGCCGCCATGAGCCTTGGTCAGGTCACGGAGATCATCGCCATGCTGGCGCTGTCCTCCATTATCACGCGGATTCGGCTTAAGTGGATCTTCCTCGCTGGCATCGCCTTTGGCGTGCTGCGCTATGCTTTGTTTGCCTTGGATAACGTCCCGGCGCTACTCCTCGGAATCTTTCTCCACGGGTTCTGCTTCACTTTGTTCTTTGTTACCGCGCAGATCTATCTGGAGCAGCGCATCCCTTGTAAAATGCGCGCCCGCGCCCAGGCCCTGCTCACCCTCATGATGGGAGGCTTTGGCAATCTCTTCGGCTACCTCGGCACCGGCTGGTGGCGGAGGTATTGCCAGTCCACTTCACCAGACGGTGCCATCACCAGCACCGCCTGGTCCACCTTCTGGATCGGCATGACCTTGGTGACCCTGGGTGTGTTTGTGTTTTTTGCGTTGGCATATCAAGGGAGGAAGAGGGGGGCGGGGGGTGAAGGCCATGGCGAGGAAGTTTGA
- a CDS encoding FG-GAP repeat protein, whose product MLVIIGVHSLNYAQDSAYYWNPAPLGIGSTLPTGSIDAVTTPGSRILTTNATGFGAATPASESLLFASIPSSPSGLIEWTAPDPSGGAMTSGSVAGVMLRFTENTSPGAPFVFAGVRQGTSGVELRWRVAQGGEVRAVAGAISGADFPAASRLKLEFIQGRVFLSYKKSSDAPTDPWRKRLAVEITGTGNVYSGLVLATGGSGSATLTVSNSDVRVVPARGGEPWVRLVEPFEPGYGNDRISTRESMFGWEDWSFESTVDVETGPAAQIYSGGDYWKWSREASAWTIDPDLEDRVTVYMTDIHPTTASEDATDVYVRYGAITSHTASPSVDSLIWDGESVLSSHPVAGVLGEGLWVFLATLPKPVYADTSLQLIMGWTFTQTPGGLKNEASLDGLLLVSQGPQTDSNGDGLPDEFGGLFAPWLTSDGDFDGDGLTNAEEYVLGLSPTTSSSGVPPTVSVVKPGSSPWLLARGRWSATPAEVKAVYPGTSPPVPIKGYGFYLKTSENTIGFGSSRNAAAWKGDYLTTTDSLGVARAYLWVDAECPTPAGSSSTGYDINVRDFYASFKVRPYDNTSPGPIDILGAAQYRLTPSTFMSLSSSTFSLLGEWLISADTTGANLWRWSPWDNSWSSRPGLFSGLSMSSITGDSDTFVVSGNQVHTGIYDAGQEVWSTWGTAFSPTVPVQPTQPVGYTPRTGDYEWASQLGFINLYQGFPRALALRGGWLAVGQADWNGTVELYKKEGSGWSLHSTLAPSSGSHSDTFGYSVAFSEDGQRLVVGAPGDARGHAAGMYALSYLPTILIDVPHTEDVWGWGEDEFGNPIWTVIGQNTWNEVTVGMTSGSPPPSAQPSAYVYELDPNDDWNQVARLVSSTTGPSVTYDLEMFGASVAAVNNWVIVGAPYFNEGADIPTSEPLPQGSVYGFKHDGTAWVQQDVVRRSNPRFGEKVLASGDRVLAVTPPTSYPIEQASLPGYAAVLHPGNTDLNPVGEIANPYSAPSSAADESTFVSKTSATTAQEYQWLPAVPWDATEGTTKVGWLTVTDEDLANANASLEQITLLAGDSPRWLLDTSLSQPGAPAHEAWQSEPKALKVKLGADLESFAPGIDWLEVTALDRAGDAYTEYLGIRVTGQAPSVPVLQSVSGAGGRQVRVAWSASSYSPATYIVETADHAVIEDLLNNGGTPQQISDAFSERARVMGTQTSYYHQVAAPGDTYTLKLAFRVRALNEEGLSDPSNYIIANLDEDDDGLPDWWEALHGGDLDPTLDDDSDGLTNLQEYAAGTNPLVADSDGDGTLDGADSEPLNAKVNSLSFVLFTPVE is encoded by the coding sequence ATGTTAGTCATTATCGGTGTTCATTCCCTGAACTATGCGCAAGATAGTGCCTATTACTGGAATCCAGCGCCCCTTGGGATTGGTTCGACACTGCCGACTGGATCGATTGATGCCGTGACGACGCCGGGATCTCGGATCTTGACCACCAATGCGACCGGCTTCGGTGCAGCCACGCCCGCTTCAGAGAGTCTGCTGTTCGCATCCATTCCAAGCAGCCCCTCCGGTCTGATCGAATGGACCGCCCCAGACCCTTCTGGAGGGGCCATGACCAGCGGAAGCGTAGCTGGCGTGATGCTTAGGTTCACGGAAAATACCAGCCCTGGTGCTCCCTTCGTGTTTGCCGGGGTGCGACAGGGAACTTCCGGTGTGGAGTTGCGTTGGCGCGTGGCGCAAGGTGGGGAGGTTAGAGCTGTTGCCGGAGCCATCAGTGGCGCAGATTTTCCCGCGGCAAGCCGACTCAAGTTGGAGTTCATACAGGGGCGGGTATTCCTCTCATACAAGAAATCTAGCGATGCACCCACGGACCCATGGAGAAAGCGGTTGGCCGTAGAAATCACAGGTACGGGTAATGTTTATTCAGGGCTGGTGCTGGCCACAGGCGGCAGCGGTAGTGCCACCCTGACCGTGAGCAATAGTGATGTTCGTGTTGTTCCTGCCAGAGGAGGGGAACCCTGGGTGAGATTGGTGGAGCCATTTGAGCCCGGGTACGGCAATGATAGGATAAGCACCAGAGAGTCAATGTTTGGGTGGGAAGATTGGTCCTTTGAATCCACGGTGGACGTTGAAACGGGGCCAGCAGCCCAGATCTACTCTGGAGGCGACTACTGGAAATGGAGCCGGGAGGCTTCAGCCTGGACTATTGATCCCGATCTGGAAGATCGCGTCACGGTGTACATGACAGACATACACCCGACGACGGCATCAGAAGATGCAACTGACGTCTATGTGCGATACGGTGCCATCACGAGCCACACTGCTTCTCCCTCCGTCGATTCGCTTATCTGGGATGGTGAATCGGTGCTGAGCAGTCACCCTGTTGCCGGTGTGTTGGGAGAGGGTCTCTGGGTTTTCCTGGCCACGCTGCCCAAGCCCGTTTATGCCGATACTTCCCTTCAGCTCATCATGGGCTGGACCTTTACCCAGACGCCTGGCGGGCTAAAGAATGAGGCATCGCTCGACGGATTGCTTCTCGTAAGTCAGGGCCCTCAGACAGACAGCAATGGTGACGGTTTGCCGGATGAGTTTGGCGGGCTTTTTGCCCCGTGGTTGACGTCAGACGGGGATTTTGATGGAGATGGCCTGACCAATGCCGAGGAGTATGTGCTGGGTCTGTCACCTACAACCTCCAGTTCCGGGGTGCCTCCCACCGTTTCGGTGGTTAAACCTGGTTCTTCGCCTTGGCTTCTCGCACGAGGTAGATGGTCCGCAACGCCAGCCGAGGTAAAGGCCGTGTATCCTGGCACCTCTCCCCCAGTGCCGATCAAAGGCTATGGATTTTATCTCAAGACCTCGGAGAACACCATCGGATTCGGCTCTTCCCGGAACGCCGCTGCTTGGAAAGGGGACTATCTCACCACCACCGATTCGTTGGGGGTGGCACGTGCCTACCTCTGGGTTGATGCGGAGTGTCCGACGCCTGCGGGCTCTTCGAGCACAGGCTACGATATCAATGTGCGGGATTTTTATGCCTCCTTCAAGGTGCGGCCCTATGACAATACCTCTCCGGGTCCCATCGACATCTTGGGGGCTGCCCAGTACCGATTGACCCCCTCAACCTTTATGTCGCTTTCCTCCAGTACCTTCAGTCTTTTGGGGGAATGGCTGATCAGCGCCGACACCACGGGGGCAAACCTGTGGCGATGGAGTCCGTGGGATAATTCGTGGTCATCACGGCCTGGTTTGTTTTCTGGCCTTTCGATGAGTTCAATCACAGGGGATTCAGACACCTTTGTCGTGAGCGGAAATCAAGTTCACACCGGGATTTACGATGCTGGGCAGGAGGTGTGGTCAACGTGGGGCACTGCCTTCTCTCCCACGGTGCCTGTGCAGCCCACTCAACCTGTAGGATATACCCCAAGAACGGGCGACTATGAGTGGGCGAGCCAGCTCGGTTTTATCAACCTCTATCAGGGCTTTCCCCGCGCTTTGGCCCTGCGAGGAGGATGGCTGGCGGTTGGTCAGGCCGATTGGAACGGCACGGTCGAGCTCTACAAGAAGGAAGGATCTGGTTGGAGCTTGCACTCAACTCTCGCACCCTCCTCTGGGAGCCACTCTGATACATTCGGCTACTCGGTTGCTTTTTCAGAGGATGGGCAAAGGCTGGTGGTGGGGGCGCCCGGAGACGCGCGGGGACATGCGGCGGGAATGTATGCCCTGTCTTACCTGCCCACCATCTTGATCGACGTGCCGCACACGGAGGATGTCTGGGGTTGGGGGGAGGATGAGTTTGGGAATCCCATTTGGACCGTCATAGGGCAGAATACCTGGAATGAGGTGACGGTAGGTATGACAAGCGGCTCTCCTCCTCCCTCGGCACAACCGTCGGCCTATGTGTATGAGTTAGATCCCAATGACGATTGGAACCAGGTCGCCCGACTCGTTTCTTCAACCACGGGCCCCTCTGTGACCTATGACTTGGAGATGTTTGGTGCCTCGGTTGCGGCAGTGAATAATTGGGTGATTGTCGGTGCGCCATACTTCAACGAAGGTGCTGATATTCCTACATCCGAGCCTTTACCGCAGGGGAGCGTCTATGGCTTCAAACACGATGGCACAGCCTGGGTTCAACAAGATGTGGTCCGCCGGAGCAATCCAAGATTTGGCGAAAAGGTATTGGCGAGTGGAGACCGGGTCCTGGCAGTGACCCCTCCCACGTCCTATCCCATCGAGCAGGCCTCACTGCCGGGTTATGCCGCCGTCCTCCATCCAGGGAACACGGATCTGAACCCGGTGGGCGAAATTGCCAATCCTTACAGTGCTCCTTCATCTGCTGCTGATGAAAGCACATTTGTCAGCAAGACTTCCGCAACCACGGCCCAGGAGTACCAATGGCTGCCTGCGGTGCCTTGGGATGCCACCGAAGGTACCACCAAGGTGGGCTGGCTCACCGTCACCGATGAGGACCTTGCCAACGCGAATGCCAGTCTGGAACAAATCACCCTGCTTGCAGGTGACTCACCGCGCTGGTTGCTGGATACCTCCTTGTCGCAGCCGGGAGCCCCAGCCCATGAGGCCTGGCAATCTGAGCCCAAGGCGCTCAAGGTCAAACTGGGGGCGGACCTTGAGTCCTTTGCGCCGGGCATCGACTGGCTGGAGGTCACCGCCCTGGATCGGGCGGGGGATGCCTACACAGAGTACTTGGGCATTCGTGTCACGGGGCAGGCCCCCAGTGTGCCTGTCTTGCAGTCAGTCAGCGGGGCAGGAGGTCGGCAGGTAAGAGTAGCCTGGAGCGCCTCGTCCTACTCTCCAGCCACTTATATTGTGGAGACGGCTGACCATGCCGTGATTGAGGACTTGTTGAACAACGGCGGCACGCCGCAGCAGATCAGTGATGCCTTCTCAGAACGGGCCAGGGTGATGGGAACTCAGACGTCCTATTACCACCAAGTCGCAGCACCTGGCGATACTTATACCCTGAAACTCGCCTTCCGCGTGCGGGCCCTGAACGAGGAGGGACTTTCGGATCCCAGCAACTACATCATCGCCAATCTCGACGAGGATGATGATGGCCTGCCGGACTGGTGGGAGGCGTTGCATGGGGGCGATCTAGATCCCACCCTGGATGACGACAGTGATGGTCTGACCAACCTCCAGGAATACGCCGCCGGTACGAATCCCCTGGTCGCCGACTCGGATGGCGACGGCACCCTGGATGGGGCGGACTCCGAGCCGCTCAATGCCAAGGTCAACAGTTTGTCCTTCGTGCTTTTCACTCCGGTGGAGTGA